In Acidianus brierleyi, one genomic interval encodes:
- a CDS encoding RtcB family protein, which yields MQISPKRINSYEWRIDKGTQECMKVPVTIFADDVLIDKMKQDLTLKQATNVACLPGVQESVYVLPDGHQGYGFPIGGIAATAIDEDGVVSPGGIGYDINCGVRLLRTNLDFNDVKPKLKDLVEEIHKNVPSGVGSEGRVKLSLQELDEVLSRGVDWAISKGYGWSEDMEHIEQKGSWNIADPSKVSKVAKQRGAGQLGTLGAGNHFLEVQVVDKIYDENVAKTLGITHEGQVTVMIHTGSRGLGHQIASDYLQIMERAMKKYNINVPDRELAAIPFNSREGQDYFHAMVAGANFAWSNRQLITNWVRESFERVFNTSADKLDLQLVYDVAHNIAKIEEYDINGKRKKVLVHRKGATRAFPPGSPEIPVDHRSIGQVVLIPGSMGTASYVMVGIPEGRRTWYTAPHGAGRWMSREAAVRNYPANNVVENLEEKGIIVRAATRRVIAEEAPGAYKDVDRVAKVADEVKIAKLVMRLRPIGVTKG from the coding sequence ATGCAAATTTCTCCTAAACGTATAAATTCCTATGAATGGCGGATCGATAAAGGTACACAAGAATGTATGAAAGTTCCAGTTACCATATTTGCAGACGATGTTTTGATAGACAAAATGAAACAAGATTTAACTTTAAAACAGGCTACTAATGTTGCTTGTTTACCAGGAGTACAAGAATCTGTATATGTACTTCCAGATGGACATCAAGGATACGGGTTTCCCATAGGTGGAATAGCCGCAACTGCAATAGATGAAGATGGGGTAGTAAGCCCTGGCGGAATTGGCTATGATATAAACTGTGGAGTTAGACTACTTAGAACTAATTTAGATTTTAACGATGTTAAACCTAAACTAAAAGACTTAGTAGAGGAAATACATAAGAATGTTCCTAGTGGCGTAGGAAGTGAAGGTAGAGTAAAACTTTCATTACAAGAACTAGACGAGGTACTAAGCAGAGGTGTAGATTGGGCTATAAGTAAGGGATATGGATGGAGCGAAGATATGGAACATATAGAACAGAAAGGTAGCTGGAATATAGCCGATCCTTCTAAAGTGAGTAAAGTAGCAAAACAAAGAGGTGCTGGGCAATTAGGGACATTAGGTGCAGGAAATCATTTTCTAGAAGTTCAAGTTGTAGACAAAATTTATGATGAAAATGTTGCTAAAACCCTTGGAATAACTCATGAAGGCCAAGTTACTGTCATGATACATACTGGTTCTAGAGGCCTAGGTCACCAAATAGCTAGTGACTATCTACAAATAATGGAAAGAGCAATGAAAAAATATAATATTAATGTACCAGATAGAGAGCTTGCTGCCATACCATTTAACAGTAGAGAAGGACAAGATTATTTCCATGCAATGGTAGCCGGTGCAAATTTTGCTTGGAGCAATAGACAGCTTATAACTAATTGGGTTAGAGAAAGCTTTGAAAGAGTTTTCAATACAAGTGCAGATAAACTTGATCTGCAGTTAGTATACGATGTTGCTCACAATATAGCTAAAATAGAAGAATATGATATTAATGGAAAAAGGAAAAAAGTTTTAGTTCATAGAAAAGGTGCTACTAGGGCATTTCCACCAGGAAGTCCTGAAATTCCTGTAGATCATAGAAGTATAGGACAAGTTGTTCTAATACCTGGAAGTATGGGTACTGCGAGTTACGTTATGGTAGGAATTCCTGAAGGTAGAAGAACATGGTATACTGCACCTCATGGTGCTGGTAGATGGATGTCAAGAGAGGCAGCAGTAAGAAACTATCCTGCAAATAATGTAGTAGAAAATCTTGAGGAAAAAGGTATAATTGTAAGAGCTGCAACAAGAAGAGTTATAGCAGAAGAAGCTCCTGGCGCATATAAAGACGTAGATAGAGTAGCTAAAGTTGCTGATGAAGTTAAAATAGCTAAACTTGTAATGAGATTAAGACCAATAGGGGTAACGAAAGGATGA
- a CDS encoding DNA topoisomerase IV subunit A, which produces MSEFTSKVDKEARQRAAEVLKKRFLSLIEQINKGEPLVMEIPKRTLTNTVYDEKRKLLLLGESKLKRSFLDLNEAKRFMQTTLMGSIIYDALVNDEYPTIRDLYYRGKHSIVLKAPNGRTYEENTWDEQKESDSVIVDIEVFTSLLREEMLILSKEKGKVVGDMRLRSGNDVIDLSKMGHGAYSIEPTPDLIDFVEVNAEFVLVVEKDAVFQQLHRAGFWKKYKCILITSAGQPDRATRRFLRRLRDELKLPVYILTDADPYGWYIYSVFRIGSISLSYESERLATPDAKFLGVSMGDIFGTNKKKPYLSEKERNSFIIKAKDFDVKRALEIRNYSWFKTKSWQDEINLFLQKKSKLEIEAMASKGLKFLAFQYIPDKIEKGDYIS; this is translated from the coding sequence GTGAGTGAGTTTACATCCAAAGTAGATAAAGAAGCAAGGCAAAGAGCTGCTGAAGTATTAAAGAAGAGATTCCTGAGTTTAATAGAACAAATAAATAAAGGCGAACCATTAGTAATGGAAATACCAAAAAGGACATTAACTAATACTGTTTATGATGAGAAGAGAAAACTTTTACTTTTAGGAGAAAGTAAACTAAAAAGATCTTTTCTAGATCTTAATGAAGCTAAACGATTTATGCAGACCACTTTAATGGGAAGTATTATTTATGACGCCTTAGTTAATGATGAGTATCCTACTATACGTGATTTATATTATAGGGGGAAGCATTCTATAGTTCTTAAGGCTCCAAATGGAAGAACATATGAAGAAAACACGTGGGATGAGCAAAAAGAATCTGATAGTGTAATAGTGGATATAGAAGTATTTACATCTTTATTAAGAGAAGAAATGCTAATATTAAGTAAAGAAAAAGGAAAAGTAGTAGGCGATATGCGATTAAGAAGTGGCAATGATGTTATTGATTTAAGTAAGATGGGACATGGAGCCTATTCTATAGAGCCTACTCCTGACCTAATAGACTTCGTGGAAGTTAATGCTGAGTTTGTATTAGTAGTAGAGAAAGACGCAGTTTTTCAGCAATTACATAGAGCAGGCTTTTGGAAAAAATATAAATGTATACTGATTACCAGTGCAGGACAACCAGATAGAGCTACTAGGAGATTTTTAAGAAGGCTACGCGATGAACTTAAACTTCCAGTATATATATTAACTGATGCAGATCCGTACGGATGGTATATTTACAGTGTATTCAGAATAGGTTCGATATCATTATCCTATGAAAGTGAAAGATTAGCCACACCAGATGCTAAGTTCTTAGGAGTATCAATGGGAGATATCTTTGGTACAAATAAAAAGAAGCCTTACTTGTCAGAAAAAGAAAGAAATTCCTTTATAATAAAAGCTAAAGACTTCGATGTAAAAAGGGCCTTAGAAATAAGAAATTACAGTTGGTTTAAAACTAAAAGTTGGCAGGATGAAATAAACCTGTTTCTCCAAAAGAAATCTAAACTTGAAATAGAAGCTATGGCAAGTAAAGGTTTGAAATTCCTAGCATTTCAATATATACCGGATAAAATAGAAAAAGGAGACTATATAAGTTAA
- a CDS encoding translation initiation factor IF-5A: MGVNYTTVGELKEGNYIVIDGEPCRVVDIQKAKTGKHGAAKANVVAVSVFTGSKKTLMAPVDQQVEVPIIEKHVGQILADTGEKLQVMDLNTYETFEMEKPTEADLASKIRPGAEIEYWTIMGRNKIVRVK; encoded by the coding sequence ATGGGAGTTAACTATACCACAGTAGGAGAATTGAAAGAAGGTAATTATATAGTTATAGATGGAGAACCTTGTAGAGTAGTAGATATTCAGAAAGCAAAAACTGGAAAACACGGTGCTGCAAAAGCTAACGTAGTCGCTGTTAGCGTATTTACTGGGTCAAAAAAGACACTAATGGCGCCGGTAGACCAACAAGTTGAAGTACCAATAATAGAAAAACATGTAGGGCAAATCCTTGCGGATACTGGTGAAAAGCTTCAAGTTATGGATTTGAATACATATGAGACGTTTGAAATGGAAAAACCTACAGAGGCGGATTTAGCCAGTAAAATAAGACCCGGAGCGGAAATAGAGTATTGGACTATAATGGGGAGAAATAAAATTGTTAGAGTAAAGTAA
- a CDS encoding DNA topoisomerase VI subunit B, whose product MSLKEKFTSISPAEFFKRNPELAGFSNPARAMYQSVRELVENALDATDVHEILPSIKVIIDIDNQEKQIYKITVEDNGIGIPPHVVPDAFGRVLYSSKYVLRQTRGMYGLGVKAAVLYSQMYQEKPIEIVTSPVGSKRIYVFKLKIDVTKNEPIIYERSSISNEKNFHGTSATLYLLGDWQRSKSRIYDYIKRTYIVAPYAEFYFKDPEGNVVFYPRLTNKIPKPPEEVKPHPYGVDIELLKNMISRMKPTYVIKDFLVNQFQSVGEITAQKVLEMAKIDPNKKISSLTDDELSRLTEAMKKFEDFRPPSADALSVIGSDLIELSLKKIFNPEFVGALTRKPKAYQGHPFIVEVGIAYGGQIQPSSEPLVLRYANKIPLIYDEKSDVIWKVVEEVDWKRYGVEGDQIPLVVMVHLCSTKVPYKSAGKESIAEVEEIEKEIKYGIMEVARNLRLFISQKKKEEETKKRMLTYLKYIPEVARSLSVFLADGKKADADKHSQELKTKLFEIVAKKLDLKDLEEYKLYKVEEL is encoded by the coding sequence GTGTCGCTCAAAGAGAAATTTACCAGTATCTCACCTGCGGAATTCTTTAAGAGGAACCCAGAACTAGCAGGATTTTCTAATCCAGCAAGGGCTATGTATCAAAGTGTTAGAGAATTAGTCGAAAACGCATTAGATGCCACCGACGTTCATGAAATATTACCTTCGATTAAAGTTATTATAGATATAGATAACCAGGAGAAACAGATATACAAGATAACAGTCGAAGATAATGGAATAGGAATTCCACCACACGTTGTTCCAGACGCTTTTGGAAGAGTGCTTTATAGTTCTAAGTATGTTTTAAGACAAACACGAGGAATGTATGGTTTAGGTGTTAAAGCTGCTGTTCTTTATAGCCAAATGTATCAGGAAAAACCTATAGAAATAGTAACATCTCCAGTAGGTTCTAAAAGAATATATGTGTTCAAATTGAAAATCGATGTAACTAAAAATGAGCCAATAATATATGAAAGATCATCGATTTCTAATGAGAAAAATTTTCATGGTACTTCAGCAACATTATATTTGCTAGGAGATTGGCAAAGATCTAAGTCTAGAATATATGATTATATAAAACGTACATATATTGTTGCTCCTTATGCCGAATTTTACTTTAAAGATCCAGAGGGGAATGTCGTATTTTATCCACGTCTTACGAATAAGATTCCTAAACCTCCAGAGGAAGTAAAACCGCATCCTTACGGTGTCGATATAGAATTACTAAAAAACATGATATCTAGAATGAAGCCTACATATGTAATAAAAGATTTTCTAGTCAATCAGTTTCAAAGCGTAGGAGAAATTACTGCTCAAAAAGTTCTTGAAATGGCAAAAATAGATCCTAATAAGAAAATATCTTCTCTTACAGATGACGAGCTTTCTAGACTTACAGAAGCTATGAAGAAATTTGAGGATTTTAGGCCTCCATCAGCTGATGCTTTATCAGTAATAGGCTCTGACTTAATAGAACTGAGTTTAAAGAAAATATTTAATCCAGAATTTGTAGGAGCTTTAACTAGAAAACCTAAAGCCTATCAAGGCCATCCGTTTATAGTGGAAGTCGGTATAGCATACGGTGGTCAGATTCAACCATCGTCAGAACCATTAGTATTAAGATACGCAAATAAAATCCCATTAATATATGATGAAAAATCTGACGTAATTTGGAAAGTAGTTGAGGAAGTAGATTGGAAAAGATATGGTGTAGAAGGAGATCAAATACCGCTAGTTGTAATGGTTCATCTTTGTAGCACTAAAGTTCCATATAAGAGTGCTGGAAAAGAAAGTATAGCAGAAGTAGAAGAAATAGAAAAAGAAATAAAGTATGGAATTATGGAAGTAGCTAGAAATTTAAGACTTTTTATTTCTCAAAAGAAAAAAGAAGAAGAAACTAAAAAAAGAATGCTAACCTACTTAAAATACATTCCTGAAGTAGCTAGAAGCTTATCAGTATTTTTAGCTGATGGAAAAAAGGCAGATGCGGATAAACATTCACAGGAACTTAAAACAAAGCTCTTTGAAATAGTGGCAAAGAAATTGGATTTAAAAGATTTGGAAGAATATAAGTTATATAAGGTTGAGGAACTGTGA
- a CDS encoding deoxyhypusine synthase — protein MKREDLLKEEVQDITLDDVKGLYKAIEIYKKIYGFSAESMYKSSDILKEMIKNADLRFLSFTANLVSTGLRGLFADFIKKDFFNIIITTGGTIDHDIARSFGGKYYKGEFEYDDSMLRELHIHRLGNILVPFESYGKVVEDTVRKIIPEITKEKKEWAGYELLWEFGKRISDNNSILKAAYDKKIPIIVPGIMDGSFGTNLFIQSQFTGLRVNLFEDMRLIKDLVFTCKKSGALIIGGGISKHHTIWWNQFKEGLDYAIYLTTAQEYDGSLSGAKPREAISWNKILPNAKQEVIYEDATVVLPILASSLLS, from the coding sequence ATGAAAAGAGAGGACTTATTAAAAGAAGAAGTTCAAGATATAACACTCGATGATGTCAAAGGATTGTATAAAGCTATAGAGATATATAAAAAAATCTATGGATTTAGTGCAGAATCAATGTATAAATCTTCAGATATACTTAAAGAAATGATTAAAAATGCAGATTTAAGATTTCTTTCATTTACTGCTAATTTAGTCTCTACTGGACTTAGAGGATTATTTGCTGATTTTATAAAAAAAGATTTCTTTAATATAATAATTACAACAGGAGGTACTATAGATCATGATATAGCTAGAAGTTTTGGTGGGAAATACTATAAAGGAGAATTTGAATATGACGACTCAATGCTTAGAGAATTGCATATACATAGGCTTGGAAATATATTAGTACCATTTGAATCTTATGGAAAAGTGGTTGAAGATACTGTAAGAAAGATAATACCTGAAATTACTAAAGAGAAGAAAGAATGGGCTGGATATGAATTATTATGGGAATTTGGGAAAAGAATATCTGATAACAATTCCATTCTTAAAGCAGCCTATGACAAAAAGATACCTATTATTGTACCCGGTATTATGGATGGAAGTTTTGGTACTAATTTATTTATACAGTCTCAGTTTACTGGATTGAGAGTAAATTTATTTGAAGACATGAGGCTTATTAAGGATTTAGTGTTCACATGCAAAAAGTCTGGTGCTTTAATTATAGGTGGAGGAATAAGTAAACACCATACAATTTGGTGGAACCAGTTTAAGGAAGGATTAGATTATGCAATTTATTTAACTACTGCTCAAGAATATGATGGTAGTCTTAGTGGAGCTAAACCTAGAGAAGCTATATCATGGAATAAAATTTTGCCTAATGCTAAACAAGAAGTAATATACGAGGATGCTACTGTAGTATTACCTATTTTGGCTTCATCCTTATTAAGTTAA